The genomic interval TCGGCCTGCACGCGCAGACCCACGCCCTCGGCTTCTACGAGCGGCTCGGCTACGCGGCCCACGGGCCGGAGTTCCCGGACGCGGGCATGCCGCACCGGGCCATGCGGCGCGCCCTGTAGCCGGGCCCGGGCGGGCGCGCCGACGGGTGGGGCGCATGGCAGGCTGGAGACTGCCTGACCGACCGTCCGACCCCCGGGAGCGGTGACCGTGGATCAGCTGGCCCTGCTGTTCGTGCTGTTGCTCGGGGCGGTCGTGAGCGTCCCCGTGGGGGAGCGGCTGAAGCTGCCGGCGCCGGTGCTGATGACGGTGTTCGGGACCGTCCTGGCGCTGCTGGAGTTCGTGCCGAACGTCGACGTCCCGCCGGAACTGATCCTGCCGCTGCTGCTGCCGCCCCTGCTCTACGCCGCCGTGCGCCGTACCTCCTGGCGCCAGTTCGCGGCCAACGTCCGGCCGATCCTGCTGCTGGCCGTGGCGCTGGTCTTCGTCACCGCCTTCTGCGTCGCCGTCGTCGCCCACGCGATCGTGCCGGGGCTGCCGCTGGCCGCCGCCGTCGCCCTGGGCGCGCTGGTCGCGCCGCCCGACCCGGTCGCGGCGACCGCCGTCGCGGGCAAGTTGGGGCTGCCCCGCCGGCTGGTGTCCATCCTGGAGGGCGAGGGGCTGTTCAACGACGTCACGGCGATCGTGCTGTACCACGTGGCCGTGGCCGCCGCCGTGAGCGGCACCTTCTCGCCCTGGTCGGCCGGGCTCGACCTGATCCTGTCGGCGGTGGTGGCGATCGCCGTCGGGCTGGTGCTCGGCTGGGCCACCAACAAGGCGATGGACCTGCTCGGCGACCCCACCCTCCAGGTCGCCCTGACCCTGCTGGTGCCGTTCGCCGCGTACGTCCTCGCGGAGGAGCTGCACGGCTCGGGCGTCCTCGGGGTGCTGGTCACCGCGCTGTTCCTGATGGAGTACGCCACCAGCGCCGACGACGTGATGGCGCGGCTCGCCGGGCACACCTTCTGGGACATCGTGGACACCCTCGTCACCGGTGTGGCGTTCGGGCTGGTCGGCCTGGAGCTGCACAACGCGGTCAACGCCGCGGCCGGTCACTGGGGCGAGCTGCTGGGCTGGTCGGGGATGGTCGTCGGGGTGGTCGTGCTGGTCCGGCTGGCGTGGCTGCTGCCGGCCACCTGGCTGACCAAGCGGCTGCACACCGAGCGGGACGTCGGCGAGGAGATCCCGCTGAGCTGGCGCGAGACCGTGGTGATGTGGTGGTCCGGGATGCGCGGGGTGGCGTCCGTCGCGCTGGCCCTCGCCATCCCGCTGGAGACCGACTCCGGGGGCGGCTTCCCCGCCCGCGCGGAGATCGTCTTCATCGCGTTCGGCGTGGTGCTGGGGACGCTGCTGGTGCAGGGGCTGACGCTGCCGTGGCTGGTGGGCAAGCTGGGGGTGCGCGGCGACACCGGGCGGGAGAAGGAGCTGGAGCGCCGGCTCGCGGTCCGGGCCGCGAAGGCCGCCAGGCGCAGGCTGCGGGAGATCGAGGACGTCGAGGACCTGCCGGAGGAACTGTCCGAGCAGTTGCTGCGCAGGGCGTTCGACGTGGGGGTGCGGATCAGCCCGGACATGGCGGACGACGAACGGCGCGAGGCGGTCCGGCGGCGGGCCGAGCGGCTGAAGCGGGTCCGGCGCATCGAGCAGGAGATGCTGAGCGCCGCCCGGCACGAGGTGCTCGCCGCGCGCAGCGAGCCGGGCGCCGACCCCGAGGTGGTGGACCGGGTGCTGCGTCATCTGGACGTGCGCAGTCTGCGCTGAGCGCCGCCGCGTTGCCGCCGTCCCCCGCTTCCCGCTCCGTAGGGTCGGGGCATGACACGCAATGTTGTGATCAGCGGCGGCGGCACCGGTATCGGGCTCGCCACCGCGCAGACGTTCGCCGCCGACGGTGACCGGGTGCTGCTCATCGGGCGGCGCGGTGACGTCCTGGAGCGGGCCCGGGTGCCCGGCGCCCTCGTCCACGCCGCCGATCTGGCCGACCCCGAGGCCGTGCGGGGCGTGTCCGGGTTCGTGGGGCGCGAGTTCGGGGCCGTGGACGTGCTCGTCCACTGCGCGGGCGGCAACGGACTGCTCGAACCGCCGGTGGGCGGCGACGACCCGCTCGACGCCGTCGCCCGCGACTGGACGGTCAACTTCCGGCTCAACGTGCTGACCGCCGTGCTGCTCACCGAGGCGCTGCGGCACCGGCTCGCCGTGCCCGGCGGCCGGGTGCTGTTCCTCAGCTCCATCGCCGCGAGGCGCGGCTCCGGCCGGGTGTCGTACGCGGCGGCCAAGGCGGGGCTGCACCCGTACGCCCACGCCCTGGCCCGGGAGCTGGGGCCGCACGGCATCACCGTGAACGTGGTCGCGCCCGGCTACGTCGAGGACACGGCGTTCTTCGGCGGCGACGGTCTGGACGAGGAGCGGCGGGCGGCGCTGATCGCCGAGACGTCGAACCGGCGCGCGGGCCGCCCCGGTGACGTCGCGGCGACCCTCCACTGGCTCGCCTCGCCCGGCGCCGGGCACATCACCTCGCAGATCGTCCAGGTGAACGGCGGCGCCGAGCGCGGGTGCTGAGAACCGCTCAGCGCTGCCGGGGCGGGCGGGTGTGGAGCCGGCGCGTCGTCGGCACGCCGTCGTTCGGCGCGCTCTCCCGGCCGGTGCGGGGCGGCGGCACCGCGTGGGCCGTGTTGACCCGGGGCAGGGCGTAGGGGTGCTCGTCGGTCAGGAAGCGCATCATCTGCTCGCGGACCGCGACCCGGACCGTCCAGATGTCGTCCGCGTCCTTGGCCGTCACCAGCGCCCGCACCTCCAGGGTGCTCGGCGTGCTGTCCGTGACGGTCAGGTTGTAGGCGCGGCCGTCCCACTCCGGGCACTCCCGCAGGATGTCGCGCAGCTTCTCCCGCATCAGTTCCAGCGGAGCGCTGTGGTCCACGTGCCAGTACACGGTGCCGGTCATCTGCGGGGTGCCGCGCGACCAGTTCTCGAACGGCTTGGAGGTGAAGTACGACACCGGCATGGTGATCCGGCGCTCGTCCCAGGTGCGCACGGTCAGGAAGGTCAGGGTGATCTCCTCCACCGTGCCCCACTCGCCGTCCACCACCACGGTGTCGCCGATGCGCACCATGTCGCCGAACGCGATCTGCAGCCCGGCGAACAGGTTGCCCAGCGTGGACTGGGCGGCCACACCGGCGACGATGCCGAGGATGCCCGCCGAGGCCAGCAGCGAGGCCCCGGCCGCCCGCATCGCGGGGAAGGTGAGCAGCATCGCGGCCACCGCCACCACGCCCACCACCGCCGACACCACCCGGCGGATCAGCGTCACCTGGGTGCGCACCCGGCGCACCCGGGCCGGGTTGCGCTCCCGGTGGTGGCTGGCGTACCGGGTGTACGAGGTCTCCACGACCGCGGCGGCGATCCGGATCGTCAGCCAGGCGGCCGAGCCGATCAGCACCAGGGTCAGCACCCGGCCGACGGCCACCTCGTGGGAGGTCAGCAGCCGCGCCTCGTCGTAGGAGCCTCTGAACAGGGCGGCGCAGAGCAGCAGCTGGTAGGGGACACGGGCCCGGCGCAGCAGGCCCCACAGCGGTGTCTCGTGGTGGCGTTCGTCGGCCTTCCGCAGCAGCCGGTCGGTGGCCCAGCCGAGCAGCAGCGTCAGCGCCACCGAGCCGCCGACCACGATCAGCGGGCGCAGCACGTCTTCCATGCTCCCGAACCTAACCGGCCCGCACGGGCATGAACATGTGACTTCCGCCCGCTCCGGGGTAGTGCCGCCCGCGGGCTCCGTCACACCCGGCTGGCACCATGGGCGGCATGAACATCATGCTCTTTCACTCGGCCTACGGACTGCGCCCCGCGGTGCACCGGGCCGCGGACCGGCTGCGCGCGGCCGGCCACGAGGTGTGGACGCCCGATCTCTTCGAGGGGCGCACGTTCGACACGGTCGAGGAGGGCATGGCCTACCGGGAGGAGACCGGGAAGGACGAACTGCTGAGGCGGGCCGTCCTGGCGGCCGCGCCCTACTCGGAGCGCGGTCTGGTGTACGCCGGGTTCTCCTTCGGCGCCTCGGTGGCGCAGACCTTGGCCCTGGGCGACGACAGGGCGCGCGGCCTGCTGCTCCTGCACGGCACCTCCGACATCGCGGAGAACGCCACGTGCGACGGGCTGCCGGTGCAGCTGCACGTCGCCGAGCCCGACCCGTTCGAGACCGACGACTGGCTCACCGCCTGGTACCTGCGGATGGGCCGGGCCGGGGCCGACGTGGAGGTCCACCGGTACGCGGGCGCCGGACACCTCTACACCGACCCCGGCCTGCCCGACCACGACGAGGAGGCCGCCGAGGCCACCTGGCGGGTGGCGCTCGGCTTCCTCGGCGCGCTGGAGGAGGACGGGGAGGACGCGGACTGATCCGCGCCGGGGAGGCGGCGGTCAGACGGGGGCGTCGGCCCGCTCGATCCTCTGGGTGCCGCTGCGGGTGCGGTAGGAGCGGGCCCAGGCCGCGGAGGCGTCCGCCTGCGTGCGGTCGGACAGCACGTAGTAGTCCATCTGCGCCCGCTCGGCGGTGAGGTCCAGCACCCCGAAGCCGTGCCGGTCGGTGTCCACCCAGTGCACGTGCCGGTTGGCGGCCCGGATCAGCGGGGCGGCGACGGCGGAGCCCGAGCCCTCGGAGACCTTCAGGATGTCGTCGAGGTTGTCGGAGGTGACCGAGGTGACCACGAACTCCGTGGCGGCGGACGCCGACAGCGGATAGGTGCCGGCGTTCACCGGTACGTCGTTCGCCCACGCCATGTGGATGTCGCCGGTGAGGAAGACCGTGTTGCGGATGGCGTCGCCGCGCAGATGGGCGAGGAGCTCGCGGCGGTCCGCGGTGTAGCCGTCCCACTGGTCGGTGTTGAGGGCGAGCCCCTCCTGCGGCAGGCCGAGCAGCTTCGCGAGCGGCTTCAGCAGGCTCGCGGGCAGGGAGCCCAGCGCGAACGGCGAGATCATCACCGAGGTGCCGACCAGCCGCCAGGTGGTGTCCGACGCCGACAGGCCCGCCTTCAGCCAGTCGAGCTGGGCGCGGCCGGTGAGGGTGCGGCCGGGGTCGTCGACGTCGCCGTCGCCGGGCGAGACCTGCCGCGACCGGAAGGAGCGCAGGTCCAGCAGCGACAGGTCGGCGAGCCTGCCGAAGCGCAGCCGGCGGTAGGTGGTGCCCTCGACCGCCGGGCGGACCGGCATCCACTCGAAGTACGCCTGCCTGGCGGCGGCCTGGCGGGCGGCCCAGGCGCCCTCCGCGCCCTCGGTGTGGTTCTCCGCGCCCTGGGACCAGGCGTCGTTGGCGAACTCGTGGTCGTCCCAGATGGCGATCGCCGGGGCGGCGGCGTGCAGCGCCTGGAGGTCGGGGTCGGTCTTGTAGCGGGCGTGCCGGGCCCGGTAGTCGGCGAGGGTGACGATCTCGTGGGCGGGGGAGTGCGGGCGGACGACCGTGCCGCGGGTGCCGTAGTCGCCGGTGCCGTACTCGTAGATGTAGTCGCCCAGATGGAGCCAGGCGTCCAGGTCGCCGCGGGCCGCGAGGTGGCGGTACGCCGCGAAGTGCCCGGCCTCCCAGTTGGCGCAGGAGACCACCCCGAGGCGCAGTCCGGTCACGGCGGCGTCGGCGGCGGGCGCCGTGCGGGTGCGGGCCGCGGGGGAGTCGGCGCCGCCGGCGGAGAAGCGGAACCAGTAGTCGGTGGCGGGCCGCAGGCCGCGGACGTCCGCCTTGACGGTGTGGTCGGAGGCGGCGGTGGCGAGGACCGAGCCCCGCGCGACGACGTCGGTGAACGCCCGGTCGCGGGCGACGGTCCAGCGCACCTCGGTGTCGGGGCCGGCGCCGGAGCCCGGGAGGGCGTCCGGCGTGGGCGTCACCCGGGTCCACAGCAGCACGCCGTCCGGCAGCGGGTCGCCGGAGGCGACGCCGTGCAGGAAGGCGGGGGCCTGCCGGGCGGCGCGGGCGGGCAGCGCGGCGGCGAGCGGGCCGGCCAGCACCGCGCCGGCGGCGGCCGCCTTGACGACCGTACGGCGGCGCGGGGTGAGGGGGGCGGTGTCCGCGCCGGCGGGGACGGCGCTCTCGGTTGATCCGTGTCGACTGGTCACAGCCGAACAGGTTACTGACATGTACATGCGGAAGCGGGCGAACCCGGGAAAAGTTCGCCCGCTCTTCAGCCGGCCGTCGGCCTTCCGCGTCAGCCCTTCAGCGCCTTGTCGACCGCCGCGGTGAACTCGGCCGCCGTCATGGGCGCGTTCTGCCCGTCGGAGCCGGTGACCTTCTTGCCGTCCATCTTCACCGTCGGCGTGCCCTGGACGTCGCTGCTGTCGAACTTGTCCGACATCTCCAGCGCCCAGCGGTCGAAGGTGCCGTCCTTCACGTCCGCCTGGAACTCCTTGTTGTTCTTCAGGGCGTCCACCGTGTCGGCGATCTCGATCAGGTAGGCGTCGTCCGCGAACTTGTCGTCCGTCTCCTCGGGGTGGAACTCCGCCGAGTAGAGCGCCGCCTTGTACGCCAGGAACGCCTCGGGGCTGACGTCCAGCGCGGCGCCCAGCGCGCTCAGCGCGTTCTTCGAGCCCTCGCCGGTGAGGTTGCGGTCCAGGAAGGAGGCGCCTATGAACTGCACCTTGTACTTGCCCTCCTCGACGTCCTTCTCGATCGTCTCGCCGACGGCCTGCTCGAAGGAGGCGCAGATCGGGCAGCGCGGGTCCTCGTACACCTCGAGGGTCTTCTTCGCGTCGGCCTTGCCGATGACGACGGTCGTGCCGTCCTTGCCGCTGGTGTTCGCGGGCTTGACCAGCTCGGCGTCCTTCGCGGCCTCCCAGTGGTCCGGCTTGTTCGCCTGGACCACCGCGTAGCCGATGCCGCCGGCCGCGGCCAGCACACCGACCACCGTCGCGGCGACGACGAGCTGCCGCTTGACCTTCGACTTCTTCGCCTGGCGCTCGCGCTCCTGGCGCAGCCGCTCGCGCGCCGCCGTCTTGGCCGCCTGGCTGTTCCGCTTGCTCATGGTGATGTCTCCACAGGGGACGCACACGGTCGTGTGCTCGGTTCGTACGGGGGGACTGCTGGTGCTCGGACGACCGCCCGGGGCGCGACCGGCCTCAGACGGCGAGGGAGCACGGCGGTCCGCGCCGTCCCAGGGAGTGCGCGAGGAGCAGGGTGCGCGCCACGGCGGCGCGGTGCGGGGTGTGGACCGGGCGGCCCGTCTTCGGCGCCCGGCGCACGGTCACCACCGCGACGGCCAGCAGCAGCGGACGGACCGCGGTCGAGGCCGTGGCCGCGACCGCGCTCAGCAGCTGGGCCAGCGCCCGCTCCCCGCGGCGCAGCCAGGCGGCGGCGAACAGGCCGACCCCGATGTGCGCGCCCAGCAGCAGCCAGGCGGTCGCCGGGCCGGCCTCGGCCAGCACCGCCGCCACCTGGTCGCCGCCCTCCGCGGTGTGCCCGGTGACCCGGGCCAGCGGCGCGCCCACACCGGTGCCGTCGCCGCACAGCACGTCGAACCCGACGGAGCGCAGCGGACCGGCCACCGGGCCGCCCATCCGGCCGTAGCAGACGTGCTGGCCGGTGGTGAAGACCGTGTCGGCGGCCAGCTCCAGCGGGATCAGCAGGGCGGCGATCCGCCCGAAGGAACGCTCCCGTCCGGCGAGCGCGTAGGCCAGGAGGAACACGGCGGCGCCGATCGCGGCCACCGTGTTCAGCGGCAGCGGGGCCCCGGACAGCAGCACGTGCGACGCGGTGCTGAGGGTCACGACGACAGCCGTGAACAGCGCCGCGCGAACGGCTCTGAGCTGGGG from Streptomyces sp. DH-12 carries:
- a CDS encoding Na+/H+ antiporter, whose product is MTVDQLALLFVLLLGAVVSVPVGERLKLPAPVLMTVFGTVLALLEFVPNVDVPPELILPLLLPPLLYAAVRRTSWRQFAANVRPILLLAVALVFVTAFCVAVVAHAIVPGLPLAAAVALGALVAPPDPVAATAVAGKLGLPRRLVSILEGEGLFNDVTAIVLYHVAVAAAVSGTFSPWSAGLDLILSAVVAIAVGLVLGWATNKAMDLLGDPTLQVALTLLVPFAAYVLAEELHGSGVLGVLVTALFLMEYATSADDVMARLAGHTFWDIVDTLVTGVAFGLVGLELHNAVNAAAGHWGELLGWSGMVVGVVVLVRLAWLLPATWLTKRLHTERDVGEEIPLSWRETVVMWWSGMRGVASVALALAIPLETDSGGGFPARAEIVFIAFGVVLGTLLVQGLTLPWLVGKLGVRGDTGREKELERRLAVRAAKAARRRLREIEDVEDLPEELSEQLLRRAFDVGVRISPDMADDERREAVRRRAERLKRVRRIEQEMLSAARHEVLAARSEPGADPEVVDRVLRHLDVRSLR
- a CDS encoding SDR family oxidoreductase, producing MTRNVVISGGGTGIGLATAQTFAADGDRVLLIGRRGDVLERARVPGALVHAADLADPEAVRGVSGFVGREFGAVDVLVHCAGGNGLLEPPVGGDDPLDAVARDWTVNFRLNVLTAVLLTEALRHRLAVPGGRVLFLSSIAARRGSGRVSYAAAKAGLHPYAHALARELGPHGITVNVVAPGYVEDTAFFGGDGLDEERRAALIAETSNRRAGRPGDVAATLHWLASPGAGHITSQIVQVNGGAERGC
- a CDS encoding mechanosensitive ion channel domain-containing protein, translated to MEDVLRPLIVVGGSVALTLLLGWATDRLLRKADERHHETPLWGLLRRARVPYQLLLCAALFRGSYDEARLLTSHEVAVGRVLTLVLIGSAAWLTIRIAAAVVETSYTRYASHHRERNPARVRRVRTQVTLIRRVVSAVVGVVAVAAMLLTFPAMRAAGASLLASAGILGIVAGVAAQSTLGNLFAGLQIAFGDMVRIGDTVVVDGEWGTVEEITLTFLTVRTWDERRITMPVSYFTSKPFENWSRGTPQMTGTVYWHVDHSAPLELMREKLRDILRECPEWDGRAYNLTVTDSTPSTLEVRALVTAKDADDIWTVRVAVREQMMRFLTDEHPYALPRVNTAHAVPPPRTGRESAPNDGVPTTRRLHTRPPRQR
- a CDS encoding dienelactone hydrolase family protein, which encodes MNIMLFHSAYGLRPAVHRAADRLRAAGHEVWTPDLFEGRTFDTVEEGMAYREETGKDELLRRAVLAAAPYSERGLVYAGFSFGASVAQTLALGDDRARGLLLLHGTSDIAENATCDGLPVQLHVAEPDPFETDDWLTAWYLRMGRAGADVEVHRYAGAGHLYTDPGLPDHDEEAAEATWRVALGFLGALEEDGEDAD
- a CDS encoding alkaline phosphatase D family protein; this encodes MTSRHGSTESAVPAGADTAPLTPRRRTVVKAAAAGAVLAGPLAAALPARAARQAPAFLHGVASGDPLPDGVLLWTRVTPTPDALPGSGAGPDTEVRWTVARDRAFTDVVARGSVLATAASDHTVKADVRGLRPATDYWFRFSAGGADSPAARTRTAPAADAAVTGLRLGVVSCANWEAGHFAAYRHLAARGDLDAWLHLGDYIYEYGTGDYGTRGTVVRPHSPAHEIVTLADYRARHARYKTDPDLQALHAAAPAIAIWDDHEFANDAWSQGAENHTEGAEGAWAARQAAARQAYFEWMPVRPAVEGTTYRRLRFGRLADLSLLDLRSFRSRQVSPGDGDVDDPGRTLTGRAQLDWLKAGLSASDTTWRLVGTSVMISPFALGSLPASLLKPLAKLLGLPQEGLALNTDQWDGYTADRRELLAHLRGDAIRNTVFLTGDIHMAWANDVPVNAGTYPLSASAATEFVVTSVTSDNLDDILKVSEGSGSAVAAPLIRAANRHVHWVDTDRHGFGVLDLTAERAQMDYYVLSDRTQADASAAWARSYRTRSGTQRIERADAPV
- a CDS encoding DsbA family protein — encoded protein: MSKRNSQAAKTAARERLRQERERQAKKSKVKRQLVVAATVVGVLAAAGGIGYAVVQANKPDHWEAAKDAELVKPANTSGKDGTTVVIGKADAKKTLEVYEDPRCPICASFEQAVGETIEKDVEEGKYKVQFIGASFLDRNLTGEGSKNALSALGAALDVSPEAFLAYKAALYSAEFHPEETDDKFADDAYLIEIADTVDALKNNKEFQADVKDGTFDRWALEMSDKFDSSDVQGTPTVKMDGKKVTGSDGQNAPMTAAEFTAAVDKALKG